Below is a window of Streptomyces spongiicola DNA.
CCCCGTCGGCCAGGACATGGCCGACGAGCACTCCGAGCAGCGCTGCCGTGAAGCCCGACCGCGGAGCCCCCTTGGCCGGGCCGACCATCAGATGGACCCCGATGTCGCCGGGCTCGACCCCGTAGCACTCGCTGACCCGGTCGGCCGCCGGCTCATAGGTCTGGAAGAGCATCACGGGTTCGTCGCCGAGGAGGACCAGGAAGGCATGGTGCGTGGTGAGCGAGTCCAGGTGCTCGTAGATCTCCCGCACCTGATCGCGGCTCGTCTCGCGCATGCCCCAGAATCGGGCCCGTTCCTCGCGGACCCAGGAGTGGACGACGTCCGTGTCCCGCGCCGGGTCCAGGCGCCGCACGTGCACGGTGCCCAGCCCTTCGGCGCTCTCCCGGAACAGCGCCTCGGCTGTGCCCGATCCGGCGGCGGCTTCACTGGTCATGTCTCTCCTCGGTGCGGTGCTCGGGGGTGAGCAGGTCGAAGTCGGTGACGACGGGGACGAACTCACCGCGCAGCCACAGCGGCAGTTGGTCGCGGTGGTGCGCGTCGCCGGGGATGCCCCGGGCGCCCAGCGGGACCACCCAGAGGCTGTCCTCCCGCCGGGCGAGGTCCCACACATAGCGGGCGGAGGGGGCGCGTGCGCTCAGGTCGGTGACGCCGGGGACGCTGGAAGTGGCCAGTACGCAGTCGTGGTCGCCGGGCAGTCCCGGCCACTCCTCGCCGCCGCGGGCGGGCAGTGCCCGCCAGGGCGCGAGGCGGTGGCGCTCCCCCCAGGTGGTCTCCGGCCCATCGGCGGCGGCGACCTCCTCCACGGCGTCGCGGACGAGCGAGGCCCGGT
It encodes the following:
- a CDS encoding GNAT family N-acetyltransferase; translated protein: MTSEAAAGSGTAEALFRESAEGLGTVHVRRLDPARDTDVVHSWVREERARFWGMRETSRDQVREIYEHLDSLTTHHAFLVLLGDEPVMLFQTYEPAADRVSECYGVEPGDIGVHLMVGPAKGAPRSGFTAALLGVLVGHVLADGDVRRIIAEPDARNTGAIERLRRTGFEIGPEIVLPEVDLPEVFIPEKRARLAILHRETAEALR